In one window of Haemorhous mexicanus isolate bHaeMex1 chromosome 31, bHaeMex1.pri, whole genome shotgun sequence DNA:
- the LOC132340059 gene encoding golgin subfamily A member 6-like protein 24 isoform X5 has translation MWKCGKFWRDRSREIWKSEALERQEQRNVEIWEGLKKWEQGNVEMWEVLERQEQRNLGGFGEMHRNVEIWEGLERGSGKCGKLRRDRSREVWRSGKVWRDRSREIWEGLGRQEQGNVGRFEETGAGKCGKFWRDRSKETWEGLERQEQRNVEIWEALERQEQRNVEIWEGLERGAGKCGKLEETEAEKSGKVWRNRSREIWKCGKFWRDRSREIWEGLERGAGECGDVEMWNLGGFGETGAEKSGRVWSDRSRVRSREIWKCGNLGRFGERSREMWDGLERQEQSQEQGNVGRFGEKGAEKSGMVWGDRSREMREGLKRQEQGNVGISGETGAEKSGRVWREEQGNVGMWRCGNVESGRVWRNRSREIWEGLE, from the exons ATGTGGAAATGTGGGAAGTTCTGGagagacaggagcagggaaatctgGAAATCTGAAGCTTTGGAGAGACAGGAGCAGAGAAATGTGGAGATCTGGGAGGGTTTGAAgaaatgggagcagggaaatgtggAAATGTGGGAAGTTCTGGAGAGACAGGAGCAGAGAAATCTGGGAGGGTTTGGAGAGATGCACAGAAATGTGGAAATCTGGGAAGGTTTGGAGAGAGGATCAGGGAAATGTGGGAAGCTTAGAagagacaggagcagggaagtgTGGAGATCTGGGAAGGTTTGGAGAGACAGGAGCAGAGAAatctgggagggtttggggagacaggagcagggaaatgtgggaaGGTTTGAAgaaacaggagcagggaaatgtgggaaGTTCTGGAGAGACAGGAGCAAAGAAACCTGGGAAG GTTTGGAGAGACAGGAGCAGAGAAATGTGGAAATCTGGGAAGCTTTGGAGAGACAGGAGCAGAGAAATGTGGAAATCTGGGAGGGtttggagagaggagcagggaaatgtgggaaGCTTGAAGagacagaagcagagaaatctGGGAAGGTTTGGAgaaacaggagcagggagataTGGAAATGTGGGAAGTTCTGGAGAGACAGGAGCAGAGAAATCTGGGAGGGtttggagagaggagcaggggaatGTGGAGATGTGGAAATGTGGAATCTGGGAGGGTTTGGAGAAACAGGAGCAGAGAAATCTGGGAGGGTTTGGAGTGACAGGAGCAGAGTCAGGAGCAGGGAAATTTGGAAATGTGGAAATCTGGGAAGGtttggagagaggagcagggaaatgtgGGATG GTTTGGAGAGACAGGAGCAGAGTCAGGAACAGGGAAATGTGGGAAGGTTTGgagagaaaggagcagagaaatctgggatggtttggggagacaggagcagggaaatgcGGGAAGGTTTGAagagacaggagcagggaaatgtgggaat TTCTGGAGAGACAGGAGCAGAGAAATCTGGGAGGGtttggagagaggagcagggaaatgtgggaatgtGGAGATGTGGAAATGTGGAATCTGGGAGGGTTTGGAGAAACAGGAGCAGAGAAATCTGGGAGGGTTTGGAGTGA
- the LOC132340059 gene encoding golgin subfamily A member 6-like protein 25 isoform X4, whose protein sequence is MWKCGKFWRDRSREIWKSEALERQEQRNVEIWEGLKKWEQGNVEMWEVLERQEQRNLGGFGEMHRNVEIWEGLERGSGKCGKLRRDRSREVWRSGKVWRDRSREIWEGLGRQEQGNVGRFEETGAGKCGKFWRDRSKETWEGLERQEQRNVEIWEALERQEQRNVEIWEGLERGAGKCGKLEETEAEKSGKVWRNRSREIWKCGKFWRDRSREIWEGLERGAGECGDVEMWNLGGFGETGAEKSGRVWSDRSRVRSREIWKCGNLGRFGERSREMWDGLERQEQRNLGRFGETGAESGTGKCGKVWRERSREIWDGLGRQEQGNAGRFEETGAGKCGNVRCGIWEGLEKQEQSQEQGNVGRFGEKGAEKSGMVWGDRSREIWEA, encoded by the exons ATGTGGAAATGTGGGAAGTTCTGGagagacaggagcagggaaatctgGAAATCTGAAGCTTTGGAGAGACAGGAGCAGAGAAATGTGGAGATCTGGGAGGGTTTGAAgaaatgggagcagggaaatgtggAAATGTGGGAAGTTCTGGAGAGACAGGAGCAGAGAAATCTGGGAGGGTTTGGAGAGATGCACAGAAATGTGGAAATCTGGGAAGGTTTGGAGAGAGGATCAGGGAAATGTGGGAAGCTTAGAagagacaggagcagggaagtgTGGAGATCTGGGAAGGTTTGGAGAGACAGGAGCAGAGAAatctgggagggtttggggagacaggagcagggaaatgtgggaaGGTTTGAAgaaacaggagcagggaaatgtgggaaGTTCTGGAGAGACAGGAGCAAAGAAACCTGGGAAG GTTTGGAGAGACAGGAGCAGAGAAATGTGGAAATCTGGGAAGCTTTGGAGAGACAGGAGCAGAGAAATGTGGAAATCTGGGAGGGtttggagagaggagcagggaaatgtgggaaGCTTGAAGagacagaagcagagaaatctGGGAAGGTTTGGAgaaacaggagcagggagataTGGAAATGTGGGAAGTTCTGGAGAGACAGGAGCAGAGAAATCTGGGAGGGtttggagagaggagcaggggaatGTGGAGATGTGGAAATGTGGAATCTGGGAGGGTTTGGAGAAACAGGAGCAGAGAAATCTGGGAGGGTTTGGAGTGACAGGAGCAGAGTCAGGAGCAGGGAAATTTGGAAATGTGGAAATCTGGGAAGGtttggagagaggagcagggaaatgtgGGATGGTTTGGAGAGACAGGAGCAGAGAAACCTGGGAAGGTTTGGAGAGACAGGAGCAGAGTCAGGAACAGGGAAATGTGGGAAGGTTTGgagagaaaggagcagagaaatctgggatggtttggggagacaggagcagggaaatgcGGGAAGGTTTGAagagacaggagcagggaaatgtgggaatgtGAGATGTGGAATCTGGGAGGGTTTGGAGAAACAGGAGCAGAgtcaggagcagggaaatgtgggaaggtttggagagaaaggagcagagaaatctgggatggtttggggagacaggagcagggaaatctgGGAAGCTTGA
- the LOC132340059 gene encoding golgin subfamily A member 6-like protein 24 isoform X3, with the protein MWKCGKFWRDRSREIWKSEALERQEQRNVEIWEGLKKWEQGNVEMWEVLERQEQRNLGGFGEMHRNVEIWEGLERGSGKCGKLRRDRSREVWRSGKVWRDRSREIWEGLGRQEQGNVGRFEETGAGKCGKFWRDRSKETWEGLERQEQRNVEIWEALERQEQRNVEIWEGLERGAGKCGKLEETEAEKSGKVWRNRSREIWKCGKFWRDRSREIWEGLERGAGECGDVEMWNLGGFGETGAEKSGRVWSDRSRVRSREIWKCGNLGRFGERSREMWDGLERQEQSQEQGNVGRFGEKGAEKSGMVWGDRSREMREGLERKEQRNLGWFGETGAGKSGKLEETGAGRCGNVGSSGETGAEKSGRVWREEQGNVGMWRCGNVESGRVWRNRSREIWEGLE; encoded by the exons ATGTGGAAATGTGGGAAGTTCTGGagagacaggagcagggaaatctgGAAATCTGAAGCTTTGGAGAGACAGGAGCAGAGAAATGTGGAGATCTGGGAGGGTTTGAAgaaatgggagcagggaaatgtggAAATGTGGGAAGTTCTGGAGAGACAGGAGCAGAGAAATCTGGGAGGGTTTGGAGAGATGCACAGAAATGTGGAAATCTGGGAAGGTTTGGAGAGAGGATCAGGGAAATGTGGGAAGCTTAGAagagacaggagcagggaagtgTGGAGATCTGGGAAGGTTTGGAGAGACAGGAGCAGAGAAatctgggagggtttggggagacaggagcagggaaatgtgggaaGGTTTGAAgaaacaggagcagggaaatgtgggaaGTTCTGGAGAGACAGGAGCAAAGAAACCTGGGAAG GTTTGGAGAGACAGGAGCAGAGAAATGTGGAAATCTGGGAAGCTTTGGAGAGACAGGAGCAGAGAAATGTGGAAATCTGGGAGGGtttggagagaggagcagggaaatgtgggaaGCTTGAAGagacagaagcagagaaatctGGGAAGGTTTGGAgaaacaggagcagggagataTGGAAATGTGGGAAGTTCTGGAGAGACAGGAGCAGAGAAATCTGGGAGGGtttggagagaggagcaggggaatGTGGAGATGTGGAAATGTGGAATCTGGGAGGGTTTGGAGAAACAGGAGCAGAGAAATCTGGGAGGGTTTGGAGTGACAGGAGCAGAGTCAGGAGCAGGGAAATTTGGAAATGTGGAAATCTGGGAAGGtttggagagaggagcagggaaatgtgGGATG GTTTGGAGAGACAGGAGCAGAGTCAGGAACAGGGAAATGTGGGAAGGTTTGgagagaaaggagcagagaaatctgggatggtttggggagacaggagcagggaaatgcGGGAAG gtttggagagaaaggagcagagaaatctgggatggtttggggagacaggagcagggaaatctgGGAAGCTTGAAGAGACAGGAGCAGGAAGATGTGGAAATGTGGGAAGTTCTGGAGAGACAGGAGCAGAGAAATCTGGGAGGGtttggagagaggagcagggaaatgtgggaatgtGGAGATGTGGAAATGTGGAATCTGGGAGGGTTTGGAGAAACAGGAGCAGAGAAATCTGGGAGGGTTTGGAGTGA
- the LOC132340059 gene encoding golgin subfamily A member 6-like protein 22 isoform X2: MWKCGKFWRDRSREIWKSEALERQEQRNVEIWEGLKKWEQGNVEMWEVLERQEQRNLGGFGEMHRNVEIWEGLERGSGKCGKLRRDRSREVWRSGKVWRDRSREIWEGLGRQEQGNVGRFEETGAGKCGKFWRDRSKETWEGLERHAEKCGNLGSFGERCREMWKSGKVWRDRSREMWKSGKLWRDRSREMWKSGRVWREEQGNVGSLKRQKQRNLGRFGETGAGRYGNVGSSGETGAEKSGRVWREEQGNVEMWKCGIWEGLEKQEQRNLGGFGVTGAESGAGKFGNVEIWEGLERGAGKCGMVWRDRSRETWEGLERQEQSQEQGNVGRFGEKGAEKSGMVWGDRSREMREGLKRQEQGNVGISGETGAEKSGRVWREEQGNVGMWRCGNVESGRVWRNRSREIWEGLE, encoded by the exons ATGTGGAAATGTGGGAAGTTCTGGagagacaggagcagggaaatctgGAAATCTGAAGCTTTGGAGAGACAGGAGCAGAGAAATGTGGAGATCTGGGAGGGTTTGAAgaaatgggagcagggaaatgtggAAATGTGGGAAGTTCTGGAGAGACAGGAGCAGAGAAATCTGGGAGGGTTTGGAGAGATGCACAGAAATGTGGAAATCTGGGAAGGTTTGGAGAGAGGATCAGGGAAATGTGGGAAGCTTAGAagagacaggagcagggaagtgTGGAGATCTGGGAAGGTTTGGAGAGACAGGAGCAGAGAAatctgggagggtttggggagacaggagcagggaaatgtgggaaGGTTTGAAgaaacaggagcagggaaatgtgggaaGTTCTGGAGAGACAGGAGCAAAGAAACCTGGGAAGGTTTGGAGAGACATGCAGAGAAATGTGGAAATCTGGGAAGCTTTGGAGAGAGATGCAGAGAAATGTGGAAATCTGGGAAGGTTTGGAGAGACAGGAGCAGAGAAATGTGGAAATCTGGGAAGCTTTGGAGAGACAGGAGCAGAGAAATGTGGAAATCTGGGAGGGtttggagagaggagcagggaaatgtgggaaGCTTGAAGagacagaagcagagaaatctGGGAAGGTTTGGAgaaacaggagcagggagataTGGAAATGTGGGAAGTTCTGGAGAGACAGGAGCAGAGAAATCTGGGAGGGtttggagagaggagcaggggaatGTGGAGATGTGGAAATGTGGAATCTGGGAGGGTTTGGAGAAACAGGAGCAGAGAAATCTGGGAGGGTTTGGAGTGACAGGAGCAGAGTCAGGAGCAGGGAAATTTGGAAATGTGGAAATCTGGGAAGGtttggagagaggagcagggaaatgtgGGATGGTTTGGAGAGACAGGAGCAGAGAAACCTGGGAAGGTTTGGAGAGACAGGAGCAGAGTCAGGAACAGGGAAATGTGGGAAGGTTTGgagagaaaggagcagagaaatctgggatggtttggggagacaggagcagggaaatgcGGGAAGGTTTGAagagacaggagcagggaaatgtgggaat TTCTGGAGAGACAGGAGCAGAGAAATCTGGGAGGGtttggagagaggagcagggaaatgtgggaatgtGGAGATGTGGAAATGTGGAATCTGGGAGGGTTTGGAGAAACAGGAGCAGAGAAATCTGGGAGGGTTTGGAGTGA
- the LOC132340059 gene encoding golgin subfamily A member 6-like protein 25 isoform X8: protein MWKCGKFWRDRSREIWKSEALERQEQRNVEIWEGLKKWEQGNVEMWEVLERQEQRNLGGFGEMHRNVEIWEGLERGSGKCGKLRRDRSREVWRSGKVWRDRSREIWEGLGRQEQGNVGRFEETGAGKCGKFWRDRSKETWEGLERHAEKCGNLGSFGERCREMWKSGKVWRDRSREMWKSGKLWRDRSREMWKSGRVWREEQGNVGSLKRQKQRNLGRFGETGAGRYGNVGSSGETGAEKSGRVWREEQGNVGWFEETGAGKCGNVRCGIWEGLEKQEQSQEQGNVGRFGEKGAEKSGMVWGDRSREIWEA from the exons ATGTGGAAATGTGGGAAGTTCTGGagagacaggagcagggaaatctgGAAATCTGAAGCTTTGGAGAGACAGGAGCAGAGAAATGTGGAGATCTGGGAGGGTTTGAAgaaatgggagcagggaaatgtggAAATGTGGGAAGTTCTGGAGAGACAGGAGCAGAGAAATCTGGGAGGGTTTGGAGAGATGCACAGAAATGTGGAAATCTGGGAAGGTTTGGAGAGAGGATCAGGGAAATGTGGGAAGCTTAGAagagacaggagcagggaagtgTGGAGATCTGGGAAGGTTTGGAGAGACAGGAGCAGAGAAatctgggagggtttggggagacaggagcagggaaatgtgggaaGGTTTGAAgaaacaggagcagggaaatgtgggaaGTTCTGGAGAGACAGGAGCAAAGAAACCTGGGAAGGTTTGGAGAGACATGCAGAGAAATGTGGAAATCTGGGAAGCTTTGGAGAGAGATGCAGAGAAATGTGGAAATCTGGGAAGGTTTGGAGAGACAGGAGCAGAGAAATGTGGAAATCTGGGAAGCTTTGGAGAGACAGGAGCAGAGAAATGTGGAAATCTGGGAGGGtttggagagaggagcagggaaatgtgggaaGCTTGAAGagacagaagcagagaaatctGGGAAGGTTTGGAgaaacaggagcagggagataTGGAAATGTGGGAAGTTCTGGAGAGACAGGAGCAGAGAAATCTGGGAGG GtttggagagaggagcagggaaatgtgGGATG GTTTGAagagacaggagcagggaaatgtgggaatgtGAGATGTGGAATCTGGGAGGGTTTGGAGAAACAGGAGCAGAgtcaggagcagggaaatgtgggaaggtttggagagaaaggagcagagaaatctgggatggtttggggagacaggagcagggaaatctgGGAAGCTTGA
- the LOC132340059 gene encoding golgin subfamily A member 6-like protein 25 isoform X9 — MWKCGKFWRDRSREIWKSEALERQEQRNVEIWEGLKKWEQGNVEMWEVLERQEQRNLGGFGEMHRNVEIWEGLERGSGKCGKLRRDRSREVWRSGKVWRDRSREIWEGLGRQEQGNVGRFEETGAGKCGKFWRDRSKETWEGLERHAEKCGNLGSFGERCREMWKSGKVWRDRSREMWKSGKLWRDRSREMWKSGRVWREEQGNVGSLKRQKQRNLGRFGETGAGRYGNVGSSGETGAEKSGRVWREEQGNVEMWKCGIWEGLEKQEQRNLGGFGVTGAESGAGKFGNVEIWEGLERGAGKCGMV; from the exons ATGTGGAAATGTGGGAAGTTCTGGagagacaggagcagggaaatctgGAAATCTGAAGCTTTGGAGAGACAGGAGCAGAGAAATGTGGAGATCTGGGAGGGTTTGAAgaaatgggagcagggaaatgtggAAATGTGGGAAGTTCTGGAGAGACAGGAGCAGAGAAATCTGGGAGGGTTTGGAGAGATGCACAGAAATGTGGAAATCTGGGAAGGTTTGGAGAGAGGATCAGGGAAATGTGGGAAGCTTAGAagagacaggagcagggaagtgTGGAGATCTGGGAAGGTTTGGAGAGACAGGAGCAGAGAAatctgggagggtttggggagacaggagcagggaaatgtgggaaGGTTTGAAgaaacaggagcagggaaatgtgggaaGTTCTGGAGAGACAGGAGCAAAGAAACCTGGGAAGGTTTGGAGAGACATGCAGAGAAATGTGGAAATCTGGGAAGCTTTGGAGAGAGATGCAGAGAAATGTGGAAATCTGGGAAGGTTTGGAGAGACAGGAGCAGAGAAATGTGGAAATCTGGGAAGCTTTGGAGAGACAGGAGCAGAGAAATGTGGAAATCTGGGAGGGtttggagagaggagcagggaaatgtgggaaGCTTGAAGagacagaagcagagaaatctGGGAAGGTTTGGAgaaacaggagcagggagataTGGAAATGTGGGAAGTTCTGGAGAGACAGGAGCAGAGAAATCTGGGAGGGtttggagagaggagcaggggaatGTGGAGATGTGGAAATGTGGAATCTGGGAGGGTTTGGAGAAACAGGAGCAGAGAAATCTGGGAGGGTTTGGAGTGACAGGAGCAGAGTCAGGAGCAGGGAAATTTGGAAATGTGGAAATCTGGGAAGGtttggagagaggagcagggaaatgtgGGATG GTTTGA
- the LOC132340059 gene encoding golgin subfamily A member 6-like protein 22 isoform X7 has product MWKCGKFWRDRSREIWKSEALERQEQRNVEIWEGLKKWEQGNVEMWEVLERQEQRNLGGFGEMHRNVEIWEGLERGSGKCGKLRRDRSREVWRSGKVWRDRSREIWEGLGRQEQGNVGRFEETGAGKCGKFWRDRSKETWEGLERHAEKCGNLGSFGERCREMWKSGKVWRDRSREMWKSGKLWRDRSREMWKSGRVWREEQGNVGSLKRQKQRNLGRFGETGAGRYGNVGSSGETGAEKSGRVWREEQGNVEMWKCGIWEGLEKQEQRNLGGFGVTGAESGAGKFGNVEIWEGLERGAGKCGMVWRDRSRVRNREMWEGLERKEQRNLGWFGETGAGKCGKV; this is encoded by the exons ATGTGGAAATGTGGGAAGTTCTGGagagacaggagcagggaaatctgGAAATCTGAAGCTTTGGAGAGACAGGAGCAGAGAAATGTGGAGATCTGGGAGGGTTTGAAgaaatgggagcagggaaatgtggAAATGTGGGAAGTTCTGGAGAGACAGGAGCAGAGAAATCTGGGAGGGTTTGGAGAGATGCACAGAAATGTGGAAATCTGGGAAGGTTTGGAGAGAGGATCAGGGAAATGTGGGAAGCTTAGAagagacaggagcagggaagtgTGGAGATCTGGGAAGGTTTGGAGAGACAGGAGCAGAGAAatctgggagggtttggggagacaggagcagggaaatgtgggaaGGTTTGAAgaaacaggagcagggaaatgtgggaaGTTCTGGAGAGACAGGAGCAAAGAAACCTGGGAAGGTTTGGAGAGACATGCAGAGAAATGTGGAAATCTGGGAAGCTTTGGAGAGAGATGCAGAGAAATGTGGAAATCTGGGAAGGTTTGGAGAGACAGGAGCAGAGAAATGTGGAAATCTGGGAAGCTTTGGAGAGACAGGAGCAGAGAAATGTGGAAATCTGGGAGGGtttggagagaggagcagggaaatgtgggaaGCTTGAAGagacagaagcagagaaatctGGGAAGGTTTGGAgaaacaggagcagggagataTGGAAATGTGGGAAGTTCTGGAGAGACAGGAGCAGAGAAATCTGGGAGGGtttggagagaggagcaggggaatGTGGAGATGTGGAAATGTGGAATCTGGGAGGGTTTGGAGAAACAGGAGCAGAGAAATCTGGGAGGGTTTGGAGTGACAGGAGCAGAGTCAGGAGCAGGGAAATTTGGAAATGTGGAAATCTGGGAAGGtttggagagaggagcagggaaatgtgGGATG GTTTGGAGAGACAGGAGCAGAGTCAGGAACAGGGAAATGTGGGAAGGTTTGgagagaaaggagcagagaaatctgggatggtttggggagacaggagcagggaaatgcGGGAAGGTTTGA
- the LOC132340059 gene encoding golgin subfamily A member 6-like protein 25 isoform X6 produces the protein MWKCGKFWRDRSREIWKSEALERQEQRNVEIWEGLKKWEQGNVEMWEVLERQEQRNLGGFGEMHRNVEIWEGLERGSGKCGKLRRDRSREVWRSGKVWRDRSREIWEGLGRQEQGNVGRFEETGAGKCGKFWRDRSKETWEGLERQEQRNVEIWEALERQEQRNVEIWEGLERGAGKCGKLEETEAEKSGKVWRNRSREIWKCGKFWRDRSREIWEGLERGAGECGDVEMWNLGGFGETGAEKSGRVWSDRSRVRSREIWKCGNLGRFGERSREMWDGLERQEQRNLGRFGETGAESGTGKCGKVWRERSREIWDGLGRQEQGNAGRFGEKGAEKSGMVWGDRSREIWEA, from the exons ATGTGGAAATGTGGGAAGTTCTGGagagacaggagcagggaaatctgGAAATCTGAAGCTTTGGAGAGACAGGAGCAGAGAAATGTGGAGATCTGGGAGGGTTTGAAgaaatgggagcagggaaatgtggAAATGTGGGAAGTTCTGGAGAGACAGGAGCAGAGAAATCTGGGAGGGTTTGGAGAGATGCACAGAAATGTGGAAATCTGGGAAGGTTTGGAGAGAGGATCAGGGAAATGTGGGAAGCTTAGAagagacaggagcagggaagtgTGGAGATCTGGGAAGGTTTGGAGAGACAGGAGCAGAGAAatctgggagggtttggggagacaggagcagggaaatgtgggaaGGTTTGAAgaaacaggagcagggaaatgtgggaaGTTCTGGAGAGACAGGAGCAAAGAAACCTGGGAAG GTTTGGAGAGACAGGAGCAGAGAAATGTGGAAATCTGGGAAGCTTTGGAGAGACAGGAGCAGAGAAATGTGGAAATCTGGGAGGGtttggagagaggagcagggaaatgtgggaaGCTTGAAGagacagaagcagagaaatctGGGAAGGTTTGGAgaaacaggagcagggagataTGGAAATGTGGGAAGTTCTGGAGAGACAGGAGCAGAGAAATCTGGGAGGGtttggagagaggagcaggggaatGTGGAGATGTGGAAATGTGGAATCTGGGAGGGTTTGGAGAAACAGGAGCAGAGAAATCTGGGAGGGTTTGGAGTGACAGGAGCAGAGTCAGGAGCAGGGAAATTTGGAAATGTGGAAATCTGGGAAGGtttggagagaggagcagggaaatgtgGGATGGTTTGGAGAGACAGGAGCAGAGAAACCTGGGAAGGTTTGGAGAGACAGGAGCAGAGTCAGGAACAGGGAAATGTGGGAAGGTTTGgagagaaaggagcagagaaatctgggatggtttggggagacaggagcagggaaatgcGGGAAG gtttggagagaaaggagcagagaaatctgggatggtttggggagacaggagcagggaaatctgGGAAGCTTGA
- the LOC132340059 gene encoding golgin subfamily A member 6-like protein 22 isoform X1: MWKCGKFWRDRSREIWKSEALERQEQRNVEIWEGLKKWEQGNVEMWEVLERQEQRNLGGFGEMHRNVEIWEGLERGSGKCGKLRRDRSREVWRSGKVWRDRSREIWEGLGRQEQGNVGRFEETGAGKCGKFWRDRSKETWEGLERHAEKCGNLGSFGERCREMWKSGKVWRDRSREMWKSGKLWRDRSREMWKSGRVWREEQGNVGSLKRQKQRNLGRFGETGAGRYGNVGSSGETGAEKSGRVWREEQGNVEMWKCGIWEGLEKQEQRNLGGFGVTGAESGAGKFGNVEIWEGLERGAGKCGMVWRDRSRETWEGLERQEQSQEQGNVGRFGEKGAEKSGMVWGDRSREMREGLERKEQRNLGWFGETGAGKSGKLEETGAGRCGNVGSSGETGAEKSGRVWREEQGNVGMWRCGNVESGRVWRNRSREIWEGLE, translated from the exons ATGTGGAAATGTGGGAAGTTCTGGagagacaggagcagggaaatctgGAAATCTGAAGCTTTGGAGAGACAGGAGCAGAGAAATGTGGAGATCTGGGAGGGTTTGAAgaaatgggagcagggaaatgtggAAATGTGGGAAGTTCTGGAGAGACAGGAGCAGAGAAATCTGGGAGGGTTTGGAGAGATGCACAGAAATGTGGAAATCTGGGAAGGTTTGGAGAGAGGATCAGGGAAATGTGGGAAGCTTAGAagagacaggagcagggaagtgTGGAGATCTGGGAAGGTTTGGAGAGACAGGAGCAGAGAAatctgggagggtttggggagacaggagcagggaaatgtgggaaGGTTTGAAgaaacaggagcagggaaatgtgggaaGTTCTGGAGAGACAGGAGCAAAGAAACCTGGGAAGGTTTGGAGAGACATGCAGAGAAATGTGGAAATCTGGGAAGCTTTGGAGAGAGATGCAGAGAAATGTGGAAATCTGGGAAGGTTTGGAGAGACAGGAGCAGAGAAATGTGGAAATCTGGGAAGCTTTGGAGAGACAGGAGCAGAGAAATGTGGAAATCTGGGAGGGtttggagagaggagcagggaaatgtgggaaGCTTGAAGagacagaagcagagaaatctGGGAAGGTTTGGAgaaacaggagcagggagataTGGAAATGTGGGAAGTTCTGGAGAGACAGGAGCAGAGAAATCTGGGAGGGtttggagagaggagcaggggaatGTGGAGATGTGGAAATGTGGAATCTGGGAGGGTTTGGAGAAACAGGAGCAGAGAAATCTGGGAGGGTTTGGAGTGACAGGAGCAGAGTCAGGAGCAGGGAAATTTGGAAATGTGGAAATCTGGGAAGGtttggagagaggagcagggaaatgtgGGATGGTTTGGAGAGACAGGAGCAGAGAAACCTGGGAAGGTTTGGAGAGACAGGAGCAGAGTCAGGAACAGGGAAATGTGGGAAGGTTTGgagagaaaggagcagagaaatctgggatggtttggggagacaggagcagggaaatgcGGGAAG gtttggagagaaaggagcagagaaatctgggatggtttggggagacaggagcagggaaatctgGGAAGCTTGAAGAGACAGGAGCAGGAAGATGTGGAAATGTGGGAAGTTCTGGAGAGACAGGAGCAGAGAAATCTGGGAGGGtttggagagaggagcagggaaatgtgggaatgtGGAGATGTGGAAATGTGGAATCTGGGAGGGTTTGGAGAAACAGGAGCAGAGAAATCTGGGAGGGTTTGGAGTGA